The following is a genomic window from Xyrauchen texanus isolate HMW12.3.18 chromosome 6, RBS_HiC_50CHRs, whole genome shotgun sequence.
TGCCCACCTCTGGTCTCAGGGATCCTCCAGGTGAAAGTCTGATCGATTAGAAATGTAATAAGCTGCGATTTGAGGAATTCCATCAATCACAGAGAAGCCAGTTAAGAGCCTGGGGAAAGTCTTCAACAGCACATTTAGGGACACAGCCACACTTCATGAAACCGGGAAGGATTGCTGCAGTGGACATGTCAGGGCTGCCATGCCACGACTCTTCTGGCCACTGCTGGTTTATGATGTCCCCCTAACCACCGTCAAGGGCTTTGAAAGGAAGATCAGCCACACCCTGCGTAGGTGGTTGGGCCTCCCTCGCAGCCTCAGCAGCATAGCCTTGCATGGGAGAAAGAACATGCTACAACTCCACTTCAGCAGCCTGTTGGAGGAGTTCATGGTTTCCCGGGCAAGAGAGGTGCTGCTGTACAGAGAGTCCACTGACACCAAAGTCTCCTCGGCTGGTATAGAGGTGAGGATGGGTAGGAAGTGGAGGGCCCAGGAGGCAGTCGACCAGGCTGAAGCATAGTGTGCTGGTGGGGACAGTGGCATCAGGACGTGCAGGGCTTGGTTGTATACGACAAGGCCCAGGGAAAGGACAAGCATCGACTAGTCCAAGAAGAAATCCGATCAGGGGTGGAGGAAAGACGCATCAGCAGGATGGTGGGGATGCGACAACAGGGGGCTTGGACTCAATGGGAAGAGATAATGTATTGAAAGATCTCGTGGTCAGAGTTGTGGAAAGCAGAGCCACACCGGATCCAGTTCCTTATCCGATCAGTCTACGATGTCCTCCCCAGCCCAAACAACCTCTTCTCCTGGGGCCTGATAAACACTCCTGCATGCCCTCTGTGCCAAAAAAAGAAGGTCCCTGGAGCACATATTAAGCTGCTGCCCTAAAGCCCTGGGAGAGGGACGTTATCGGTGGCACCACAATCAGGTGCTAAGGGTCATTGCAGAAGCCATCAGCACAGGGATCTCCCTCAGCAGTTACCAGCAGCCAACACAGCGCTCAATTGTATTTGTCAAGGCTGGAGAGAAACCACCACAGAGCAGGAACCCAGCAGGGTGACTTCTGGCAACAGCCCGGGACTGGCAGCTAAAGGTTGACCAGGGAAGGCAGCTCTAATTCCCAGAAACCATCGCCACGACTACACTTAGGCCTGACATGGTCCTTCTTTCAGAATCATCACGGCAGGTGGTCCTACTGGAATTGACTGTGCCCTGGGAAGACCGAATGGAAGAAGCGTTTGAACGGAAGAGGGCAAAGTACGAGGAATTGGATGGTGAATGCCGTAGAAGAGGATGGAAGACCCGCTGCCTCCCCATCGAGGTTGGCTGCCGAGGGTTTACCGGCCAGTCGCTCTACAGGGCCCACAAGCTTCTGGGAATAAGAGGACTGCACAACAAGAAAGCCATCAGGAACATCACGGATGCCACTGAAAAGGCATCTAGATGGCTGTGGATCAAAAGGGGTGATCCGTGGATCACACATGCTACCTAGTCACAAGTCGGGGACTGATCACTCCTGGCTGGGTCGCCTGGGCGAGGGTGTATGATGTTGAAAGACCCGAAACACCCGATGACTCCAGGTTACATCACTGATGTAGTAGATTTACACCTGCAAGGTGTATGTTATATCAGAGGTACCCATTTATAcgcacaaacagtgcaggacgAGTTACCAATCAAATCCCTTACTTTAAGTATGTCCAGTAAGAGTGTTGTTATGCAGTGCTGTAATAATTATAAAAGGCAAACTTCTTAGCAGCCTGTAGCTACCTCACAAAATAAACCATCTTGTGCCAACTACTTGACATTTTAAAGCAAATACTGACCATGTTGATCCAGAAAGTCCTGCAACGTATGTTGCGCAGTCGAGCACTCCAGACTCATATAGAGCCTTCATCACTCCAGAGAAGCCCACCATTGCACGAAACCCTCCTCCAGAGCCCAGTATGGCGATGGTTGGAACCTGAGCACAAACAGAACTGTAATAAGAAAGGGTCTCACTCACTTGCaaaaaaatccactttttagTATTGCACAATTTTGATTTTTGAAAGTGGTTCTTGAGTTCACCTCTCTTGGTGAGGCTGGAAGGAATTGCGGGTTTTCCATTTTGAGAAGTTTCTTGATGCTGAGCATAACTCTGTCTCTGCGTTTCTGCATGAAAAGCTTCTCCTGATCACACAAAGCAATGCTGAAGCGCAAGTCTCTGGATGCACTGCACACCAATATGAAGAGTCTCATTAGAATACTACTGTGATTCTCATTTGTTAAGACTACAAAAAGTCTGCATGAACCACAATTGAATGAGCACAATAGgaactttttataaaaaaattgtatacattaaaaatatttaatgtataaaACATGCACAATATATTGCATACAAATTTATTCATACATACCACACTTCTAAGAACATATCGAGAAACACTTTGGTTGTCTAGaagtaaaataaaagtaaacaacaaTACACTGAAAATCATTAACCATCACATTAACATTGACGGTATacagattaattaattgcaaGCTAAGAATGTATACTAAAATGGATTTGGGGTTTTCACCTTGCCAATAGGGATTGTCACTTGCTCTGTCTGCCCCACTTTGAGTTTTGATAGGGAATATGTAGCTGTGCCGAGAGTTTCATCCATGACATAATTAGCATCCATCAGTGTCATCTAAATAAAGAACATTCAAAAGACATTATAACATTGTGCTCATGTATACTCTCAAACTCCAGCAATTCAAtacaaaacttttaaaaacactcaATGACCTACATATTTTAACTGTCATGGAATGATAATATAACTACAGTAAAATatctcataataaaataaatagcttgtAAAGACAAGTACTCCATAAGTAATTAGAGTATGAATTTTTCACCTCTAAAATGTTGGGTTGATTGGGGTCCAATATGAACTCAAATGTTTCGTTCCACTTTGGATTAATGTCATTATCTATGTGGCGGGTCCGTTTTCTTGACTCTGGGGTGGTTGGAATGGACAACTCCACATAAGGGTCTGGGGTGTCCACTATGAACAAACACATAAACTGTAAAGCTTGTGCACTAATCactctgtttgtttatttatttatttatttaaaggaatacttcacattaaaatgaaaattctctcatcttttaatcaccctcatgccatcccagatttatatgactttcttttttctgcagaacacaaacaatgatttttagtaaaatatctcagctctgtaggtccatacaatgcaagtgaatggtgaccaaatctttgaaggtccaaaaggcacataaaggcagcataatagtgaTCCATAAtagtaactccagtggttaaatccatgtattctgaagcaatccaattggtttaGGATGAGTACAGAACAAAAtggaactcctttttcactataaatcttggcaTAAGCAGTGTCCTtggcttttatgctgcctttatgtgttttttttggagtttcaaagttttggtcgctattcacttccattgaatggaCCTTTAGAacttagatattcttcttaaaacctTAGTTTTTGTtgtaaagaagaaagaaagtcacacatctggaatggcatgagggtgagtaaataatgagagcattttaatttttgggtaaactatccctttaaggatttcTTTTAATAAGAAAAAGACATCATGAGTTTGTTCTCACATAAATCCCCAAATGCTCCTTTAGTCACATTTTCAGCTCTGGCCACAGTTACTTTCAGTCTATGAGAATACTGATGCTCTACCTGCAGATAACATTGATATAAAATGGCAATGATTTAGAGTGGAAAAGGCAGTAAAATGTAAAAAGGTAGCTCATTAAGCTATCCAAGTAGGAAATGGACAACAGGTGAATCCCAGACAGAAGTGTCCAAGCATGGTTTCCGATGTCATAGATTCAAAATTAGCCATTCAAAATAACATTCTGAccatatattatgattaattcaTATTCAATTCACATTATGGTATGATGTTTAAATCAATAAACTACTTAATGTAGCATTTTAGCAACTTTCAGCTTATTTCAGAATCAGGTAAAttacaacaaaacataaatatatactgaatgcatattaaaaacaataacaaatatatatatatatatatatatatatataaatcaccaaACAAAATGTCATCAGCGTGTAGTACTCTGATTGTAATAATTTAGGTTTTCTTTTAAGACAACTCACTAACATCATAATGAAACTTGAGGAGGACACTAACTTACTATGATGTACTGATAGGGGTCTATGGAGGACATTCTGACAGCAGTTTATGCCAGGAATGCAGTCTTATTTCAGGACAGTCCTGGAAATATCTGTCAAAATTACacaataaaaaaggaattaaaatacTGTCACAAGAAGTTGAAACGTGATACTGTCTTGTCGAAAGAGATATGCAGATTTCAGCTGCTATGCGTCTTTCTGAGTCGAACATAAATGTTCACTCTCAGTTTAGAAGAAAGTAATGATAGAAATTGCTGGTCTTATTTAAGTCATATCGAGGAGTAGGCCTACTCAAAGTTAAAGGACTTTATAGAGAAACAAACCATGAAAGAACTTACCATGGCTGGTGGTACAGTGGTGTTAGACACTTCCGAAAAAAGTCATTTCAGGAAGGCCAAAAGAATGCGAATtatgagccggttcatttgaatgACGAGTAACCGAATCGCACAACGTTTTGTTAATCACTCACCTGTAAGCGTGAACGTTTGAGAGTAAAATTGTGAAGAGAGGCGGGTTATATTTGACTTTCAGCTCAAAGAATTTATGAAAATGGCTTTTGTAAAATCGTTTCATTGAAACGAACTATCCAAACGAATCGAATTGTTCAAATGAATCGAACTCCATATTAGGCGGATACTAACTTTTCTCCCGCCCCCAGCTCTTCATATTTCACAAGTGATGGAAATGAGAGGCGCTAGACGTGGtgtctgtttctctctgtctcatAATATGGTGCTAAATGTCAAATGACATTATATGGACGCGttcatgttttcagttttatttgatttgaaatcATAACGCCACAAAAACAGTAAATCCAGAATCCACTCCAATTGAAAGTGAATGGCTaattatgggatcaaaatcccgtcaAATCTTTGCGGTCACAAATccaaaaataacaagcatgaatcatgaaaaaatatataaacacttttaaaatacgctgcaaaaaaataaacaaataaaacagaaaaaataaagccaagtcatcagaattgcaaacaaaatcatgttttccttggttatattattgtttttgtgctctctgacaattttgctcatgTTTACAAAATTTTGCACGCTTACAttgcatttttctttgcttttattTCCAAGTTCTGCGCATGATTTTCCAAAACTtgagtagagtttcatgtaaatcaagGGGTATTTTGCGTCCCTATTGAcccactagttcttgatcgacagtcaatcattcgaagaggggagGTGACGTCACTCCAGTGCAACTCCAAAAGCTGCAGCtcaatattacattatttttgtttgatagATACGCAtattgtgtctgttttgaggccATTATCATAGTCCGTTAGCATGTATCGAGTCAGCGAAATTTAGTAagcagagtctttagtttaggcattatttaagacttacttgtttgtaggttattggctgcatatctaaaattaaaaatacaaggcttggttggtgtggatgtttgatTCATATTTTTACTAGCTGTACCAGAACCCAACAGacaatactcaaaacagacacaagcagcgtgtctatcaaccacaaataatataatattgagcagtAGCATCGGAGTTGCATTGGAGTGACGTCAGTCGATGATTGGCAtgaatgattggctagaggaggtGCTGTcaatcaagaactagtggaccaatagggaCGCAAAACACtccctgatttacatgaaactctactcacaagttttggaaaatcaagcacagaacttggaaacaaaagtaaagaaaaaatacatgtgtttatatatttttgattcatgattgttattttttttaatctgtgctATATATTTTAATCTGTGACCACAATACTTTTGACAGGAGTTTAATCCCATAGTTATTGCCTAATTTATTTGACATAAGGTAGCGCTAATAAGCGGAAGTCCAAAGCATCCAGTCTATTGGTGGTGATTAAGTTAGAATTTCCTCTTTTACACCTTAAGCCGCTTTCCAATTAAAACACTGATTTTAAATTAGGCTACAACCGGGCTAAAGGCAtaatgaaaatgtgcttttttctgGTCAGAAAGTGTATCTAGATtgaaattataaatgttttttaatgtaataggctattgatggagcaacatttgtgttaaaataaattataacggaaggttgttttgattaaaatgcataaaaaaagcgGCGATGGAGCATTTTATCCAACACTTGCCAATTTATCTGTAGCTAAATCATCCGGAATATGAGTCCGAAATGTGCAACTTCTGGAAAATTACCGTTACGCAGAGCTGTGACGCTTCCATTTTTGCTTCCATTTTTGGTCTTAACATATCACTTCCTCCAGTTTGGAACAGTTAAAAGGCACAGACGCGTATCAAGGCGCACATTTTCCAGGCACTCTCTCAGAGTACACAGCTCTGCTTCGAAGAGATATTCTAGAACATACTTCTGGAATGCATAGAGTCATTTGCCTGGTGCTACTGTCAAGCCCTTGGATCTTTCCCTGTGAAGGATGTAAGTAAACTGCTCTAACAGTGAGAGTAGAGGTACCTAAGATATGTAAATTCGTATGATGTTTAATTGTTATCCTGTACCCAAATCGATCATGCCTGGAAATAATCTTcacttctgttttctttttttttacttttccagaCAACCCTTGCTGTGCACAACCTTGCCAAAACCAGGGTGTGTGTTTATCCAAGGGCGCTGATGCCTATGAATGTGATTGTACCAGGACAGGATATTATGGTGTGAACTGCACTACCCGTAAGTCTGGCACTTGATTGTCTTTATATAGATGAAAATTGTgttatatatgcatgtgtgtgtatatatatatatatatatatatatatatatatatatatatatatatatatatatatatatatgtatgtgtagaaaatgtttgCACTCAACTGTTTCTGTTTTTTCTTGCATTGCAGCTGAGGTTTTCACACTCCTCAAATCCACACTGAAACCAAGACCAAGCCTTGTGCATCACTTTTTAACACATTATAAATGGATCTGGGACATCATCAACAACATCTCTTATCTGAGAGACACCATAATGCGCTATATCCTGACATGTAAGTTGAATGATTCACATTAAGCACACAattaagaaaataacaaaaaatatgatcAATACCATAAAATTATTTAACCATTGCTCGTTTTCCAGCAAGGTCACACCTGGTTGACAGTCCACCAACATACAATGCAGATTATGACTACAAAAGCTGGGAAGCATACGCCAACCTGTCCTACTACACTCGCAGTCTTGCACCATTGCCCAAGAACTGCCCTGCACTTGATCTCCCTAATGCAAAGCAGGTGGTGGAGAAGGTGCTCTTGAGGAAACAATTCATCCCTGATCCACAGAGGACCAGTCTCATGTTTGCTTTCTTTGCCCAGCATTTCTCTCACCAGTTCTTCAAGACTGACTTTAAAAAAGGACCAGCCTTCACCGAAGCTCTAGGTCATGGAGTAAGTGTCATTCACATTTAACTTGAAGGGGAAATATTACATCCCCTCAAAGGTTTATGTGGAACTGCAGTGCAATTTCTAATGGTTATGTAATGTTCCAGGTGGATTTGGGGCATATTTATGGGGAGACATTGGAAAGACAACACAAACTTCGCTTATTTAAAGATGGCAAGCTGAAGTATCAGGTATGGTGATTTAATGAGATTAACTAACTTGTTGGTTCTACGGTCTTTAACAGGACATTGATTTCATGAAACATGTGATTGGTCCTTAGGTTGCAGATGGAGAGGTGTACCCTCCTCTAGTGAAGGATGTCCAGGTGGAGATGCATTACCCTCCTCACGTCTCAGAGGAACAGAAATTTGCTGTGGGCCATGAGGCCTTCGGTTTGGTTCCAGGTTTGATGATGTATGCTACCATTTGGCTGCGTGAGCACAATCGTGTCTGCGAAATCATGAAGCAAGAACATCCTGACtggaatgatgagagaatcttccaAACCACCCGACTCATCCTGATTGGTCAGTAAGATGGCATTGTCTGAAAAACACCCCTAATTCACAATATTTTGCAGATGTGTTCCAAAAAGCAAGGGATTTgatttttctcctccctttttcACCCAGGTGAGACCATCAAAATTGTGATTGAGGAATATGTTCAGCACCTGAGTGGCTACCACTTCAAGCTCAAGTTTGACCCTGAGCTTCTCTTCAGTCAACGCTTCCAGTACCAGAATCGCATTGCAGCCGAATTCAACACTCTTTATCACTGGCATCCGCTGATGCCCGACAACTTTCAGATCCAGAATCAGGTCTATGGCCACCACCAGTTCATATTTAACAACTCCATAGTGACAGAACATGGCATCAGCAACCTGGTGGAGTC
Proteins encoded in this region:
- the LOC127645242 gene encoding prostaglandin G/H synthase 2-like codes for the protein MHRVICLVLLSSPWIFPCEGYNPCCAQPCQNQGVCLSKGADAYECDCTRTGYYGVNCTTPEVFTLLKSTLKPRPSLVHHFLTHYKWIWDIINNISYLRDTIMRYILTSRSHLVDSPPTYNADYDYKSWEAYANLSYYTRSLAPLPKNCPALDLPNAKQVVEKVLLRKQFIPDPQRTSLMFAFFAQHFSHQFFKTDFKKGPAFTEALGHGVDLGHIYGETLERQHKLRLFKDGKLKYQVADGEVYPPLVKDVQVEMHYPPHVSEEQKFAVGHEAFGLVPGLMMYATIWLREHNRVCEIMKQEHPDWNDERIFQTTRLILIGETIKIVIEEYVQHLSGYHFKLKFDPELLFSQRFQYQNRIAAEFNTLYHWHPLMPDNFQIQNQVYGHHQFIFNNSIVTEHGISNLVESFTKQRAGRVAGGWNLPVAVQGVAVKALEHSRAMRYQSFNAYRKRFNMKAYSSFEEMTGDKELAAELEKLYGHIDAVELYPGLLVEKPRPNAVFGETMVEMGAPYSLKGLMGNAICSPEYWMPSTFGGKVGFDIVNTATLKKLVCLNIKGPCPMVSFQVPDVKYQKTSLENVNSSTGHSTQNNINPTVVLRERSSEL